A region from the Dendropsophus ebraccatus isolate aDenEbr1 chromosome 1, aDenEbr1.pat, whole genome shotgun sequence genome encodes:
- the LOC138772581 gene encoding NAD-dependent protein deacetylase sirtuin-3-like isoform X1: protein MFQWNTPLRTETLNSVTSTFTPSKMAAQCLDKWNKKSGKQISPGSPISPSELKCKWKKYGTLKSMSKPRQAPAELLVKDIDRLCVVEKQSPTRIHQLVKPMDKKSSLPPSPPLPLKYSGLADIADLILKNFCRKILVMVGAGISTASGIPDFRTPGSGLYDNLKKYHVPYPEAIFDIDYFTYNPRPFFALAKELYPGRYKPNVVHYFLRLLHEKGLLLRCYTQNIDGLERLAGIPPEKLVEAHGTFSTASCHLCYTPFPAKEARDCIMNGNSPRCNVCYGVVKPDIVFFGEELPKSFHKFSKDFPKADLLIVMGTSLEIEPFANIVNAVRPNVPRLLINRDLVGPFKNTPLKSTDVVELGELCDITRKFVSALNWQRDLDEVLRSQRH from the exons atgtttcagtggaatacccctttaagg accGAAACTCTGAACAGTGTCACCTCCACTTTCACACCCTCAAAAATGGCAGCGCAGTGTCTGGACAAGTGGAACAAAAAGTCTGGAAAGCAAATTTCTCCTGGTTCCCCGATAAGTCCGTCAGAACTCAAGTGCAAGTGGAAAAAATACGGAACATTGAAATCTATGTCAAAGCCCAGACAAGCCCCAGCGGAGCTCCTGGTGAAGGACATCGATAGACTCTGTGTGGTCGAGAAGCAAAGTCCTACAAG aATACACCAGCTGGTGAAGCCAATGGATAAGAAAAGTTCCCTACCCCCAAGTCCTCCATTACCCCTGAAATATTCTGGTCTGGCGGATATTGCTGATCTGATTTTGAAGAATTTTTGCAGGAAGATACTTGTGATGGTGGGAGCGGGAATCAGTACAGCAAGTGGGATACCCGACTTTAG GACACCAGGCTCCGGCCTATACGATAACCTGAAGAAGTACCACGTTCCATACCCAGAAGCCATCTTTGACATTGATTATTTCACTTACAACCCTCGGCCTTTTTTTGCCCTAGCCAAGGAATTATACCCAGGAAGATACAAGCCAAACGTCGTCCACTATTTCCTGAGACTGCTGCACGAAAAGGGCTTATTGCTGAGATGCTACACGCAGAATATCGATGGACTGGAAAGAT TGGCCGGAATCCCTCCAGAAAAACTTGTTGAAGCTCATGGAACGTTCTCCACCGCATCGTGTCATCTGTGTTACACGCCATTCCCTGCAAAGGAGGCGCGG gaTTGCATTATGAACGGTAACTCTCCTCGCTGTAACGTCTGCTATGGGGTTGTGAAGCCGGATATAGTTTTCTTTGGCGAAGAGCTTCCAAAAAGTTTTCACAAGTTTTCCAAGGATTTTCCTAAAGCGGATCTGCTGATTGTAATGGGGACATCGCTAGAG ATCGAACCCTTTGCCAATATTGTAAACGCTGTGCGCCCAAATGTTCCGAGGCTTCTGATCAACCGAGATCTTGTCGGTCCATTCAAGAACACGCCATTGAAGAGCACGGATGTAGTGGAGCTGGGAGAGCTCTGTGACATCACCAGAAAGTTTGTGAGCGCCCTGAACTGGCAGAGAGACCTGGATGAAGTGCTGAGATCTCAGAGGCACTAG
- the LOC138772581 gene encoding NAD-dependent protein deacetylase sirtuin-3-like isoform X2, with the protein MAAQCLDKWNKKSGKQISPGSPISPSELKCKWKKYGTLKSMSKPRQAPAELLVKDIDRLCVVEKQSPTRIHQLVKPMDKKSSLPPSPPLPLKYSGLADIADLILKNFCRKILVMVGAGISTASGIPDFRTPGSGLYDNLKKYHVPYPEAIFDIDYFTYNPRPFFALAKELYPGRYKPNVVHYFLRLLHEKGLLLRCYTQNIDGLERLAGIPPEKLVEAHGTFSTASCHLCYTPFPAKEARDCIMNGNSPRCNVCYGVVKPDIVFFGEELPKSFHKFSKDFPKADLLIVMGTSLEIEPFANIVNAVRPNVPRLLINRDLVGPFKNTPLKSTDVVELGELCDITRKFVSALNWQRDLDEVLRSQRH; encoded by the exons ATGGCAGCGCAGTGTCTGGACAAGTGGAACAAAAAGTCTGGAAAGCAAATTTCTCCTGGTTCCCCGATAAGTCCGTCAGAACTCAAGTGCAAGTGGAAAAAATACGGAACATTGAAATCTATGTCAAAGCCCAGACAAGCCCCAGCGGAGCTCCTGGTGAAGGACATCGATAGACTCTGTGTGGTCGAGAAGCAAAGTCCTACAAG aATACACCAGCTGGTGAAGCCAATGGATAAGAAAAGTTCCCTACCCCCAAGTCCTCCATTACCCCTGAAATATTCTGGTCTGGCGGATATTGCTGATCTGATTTTGAAGAATTTTTGCAGGAAGATACTTGTGATGGTGGGAGCGGGAATCAGTACAGCAAGTGGGATACCCGACTTTAG GACACCAGGCTCCGGCCTATACGATAACCTGAAGAAGTACCACGTTCCATACCCAGAAGCCATCTTTGACATTGATTATTTCACTTACAACCCTCGGCCTTTTTTTGCCCTAGCCAAGGAATTATACCCAGGAAGATACAAGCCAAACGTCGTCCACTATTTCCTGAGACTGCTGCACGAAAAGGGCTTATTGCTGAGATGCTACACGCAGAATATCGATGGACTGGAAAGAT TGGCCGGAATCCCTCCAGAAAAACTTGTTGAAGCTCATGGAACGTTCTCCACCGCATCGTGTCATCTGTGTTACACGCCATTCCCTGCAAAGGAGGCGCGG gaTTGCATTATGAACGGTAACTCTCCTCGCTGTAACGTCTGCTATGGGGTTGTGAAGCCGGATATAGTTTTCTTTGGCGAAGAGCTTCCAAAAAGTTTTCACAAGTTTTCCAAGGATTTTCCTAAAGCGGATCTGCTGATTGTAATGGGGACATCGCTAGAG ATCGAACCCTTTGCCAATATTGTAAACGCTGTGCGCCCAAATGTTCCGAGGCTTCTGATCAACCGAGATCTTGTCGGTCCATTCAAGAACACGCCATTGAAGAGCACGGATGTAGTGGAGCTGGGAGAGCTCTGTGACATCACCAGAAAGTTTGTGAGCGCCCTGAACTGGCAGAGAGACCTGGATGAAGTGCTGAGATCTCAGAGGCACTAG